The DNA sequence GAGCTCTAAATAAGGAAGCTGCCTGCTAGACATCTGACCATTCAACCAATTTGGACCTTGAAGGGGGCCCTTCTATATGTAACATTTTCAGAAAGATATCCTGTGTAACTCATCCCAGCTCTGACCTGCTGTTAGCAGCTTTTTAAAAAACCGGGGCTGGCTGCCGAAGAGGCTGAACAGGTAAGTGCTAAGTCTCTTTCTATATTGCCACTTTACCGTTGGCATGGCATTGATGTCACAATGACGTTGCAGGGTAGGACAGCCTCTGCAGTATAAAGATAGGCCAAGCAGATATAGCTAAGCTGCCCATAAGTCCTCGGGAGCTACAAAACATGGTCCCCACCACTTTGGAGTATGTTGGACTCTGTGTTTTCGTCCCTCATTTACTCTCGGGGTTTGGTTTCATGTCAGCAAgccccctctgccttccaaaaataAGCTCCCGCCGCCATGCTGAAGACAGAAAAACAAGGAGGGTGGTATTTTTAGGGCCATCAATTCTGACCACGTGTCCAGACGGTGAACCGGATGGCCGTTGCACAAAGGCTTCTCATTACTATGTCCCACGGAGTCGGGATTCACTGGACGTTGCCTGTTCTCTTGCTGCTGGGTGCCATGGTTGGGATGATTTCCTCGTACCCTATCCCGAACAGGGCTAATGGGACGCCACTGGAGAGGACGTGGGAGTCGCTTTTTTCCATGTCAATGGGAATGTCTTCTGACCGATTGGATGCCAAGTGGAAGAACATGTATTTGCAGGGAATTAAGAGACAACGGAGGCTCTACTGCAACGTGGGAATTGGGTTTCACCTCCAGGTCCTCCCGGATGGGAAGATAAATGGTGTTCATAATGAAAGCCCTTATAGTGAGTCATATCTGAAGTTTTATCAAGCTATTCTAAAACTGATGTCACTGCTTACTGCACCTGCATGACTAATGTACCATGCTTCTGTGTTTATTATAACAGAGATGCACCTGTCAGAAAATCCTATGGTGCCAGTTCTTCTCATGCTTCAGGATGCCAGTATCCTCAGCAAATGTATATACGCACGTGAGCGTGGATTTACTAGAGGAAGCTGTTTACTTAGCAAGTGAAAATTAATAAGGTAAAGCTTTGTTCACTTcacatacccaatcatgtgcaagggggaAAAAAGCTGGATTTTTTTTCTAGCAGTTGATTGGTTGAGTAAAAAGGAACACAGCttcatcttatttactaagctcaggagacctt is a window from the Aquarana catesbeiana isolate 2022-GZ linkage group LG03, ASM4218655v1, whole genome shotgun sequence genome containing:
- the FGF6 gene encoding fibroblast growth factor 6, with the translated sequence MAVAQRLLITMSHGVGIHWTLPVLLLLGAMVGMISSYPIPNRANGTPLERTWESLFSMSMGMSSDRLDAKWKNMYLQGIKRQRRLYCNVGIGFHLQVLPDGKINGVHNESPYSLLEISTVERGVISLYGVKTERFIAMNNKGRVYASATFQDECKFKEILLSNNYNAYESHLYKGAYLGLSKHGKIKRGTKISPAMTVTHFLPRI